AATGGCCCCGGTGATGCATATGTTAATGTGCTGACAAACATGACGGTTATCTTCAATGGAACGGGCAACGTGTATTACACAGGACCCGTGACACAAATCGTGGCGATTTACAATGGTAGCGGTGAGTTGATTCGACTGCCCGACTGATACACGGAGCCGCTTGCCTCAATAATTATGTCCTTGCCCGCACTTGCGGTATATTTGCAGGACTAGACACAACACCCGATGCAAGAAGCCACTCCATATAAGCCGAAGAACAAAGTACGGATCGTTACCGCTGCGAGTCTATTCGACGGGCACGATGCTGCGATCAACATCATGCGCCGTATCATTCAAAGCACGGGATGTGAAGTCATCCACCTTGGACATGATAGGTCTGTGGACGAAGTGGTGAATACGGCTATTCAGGAGGATGCCCAAGCTATTGCCACGACCTCTTATCAAGGAGGTCATACGGAGTACTTCAAGTATATGTACGACCTGCTCAAGGAGCGCGGCGCCGGGCACATCAAGATCTTTGGTGGCGGTGGTGGAGTTATTTTACCTGAGGAGGTTAAAGAACTGATGGACTACGGCGTAACCAGGATCTACAGTCCGGACGATGGTCGCGAGCTCGGTTTGCAAGGAATGATCAACGACTTGGTTCGCCAAAGTGATTACGAGGTAGGTGCTTCTTTGAATGGAGAAGTGAGTCATCTAAATGAAAAGGATCCGAAATCAATAGCGCGATTGATCTCTGCAGCAGAGAATAATCCGGATGGAAGTAAGGAGACTCTGAAAGAGATCGACGAGCTAGCGGCTGAGTCAAATACCCCGGTACTGGGGATCACGGGAACGGGTGGTGCCGGAAAATCGAGCTTGGTCGACGAATTGGTTCGCCGTTTTCTGCTCGATTTTGAGGACAAGACCATCGGAATCGTTTCAGTGGATCCGTCGAAACGCAAAACGGGTGGAGCATTGTTGGGTGACCGTATTCGTATGAACAGCATTAATCACCCCAGAGTGTACATGCGTTCCTTGGCAACGCGTCAGAGCAATCTTGCCCTATCGAAACACGTACAGGAGGCCGTCAATATTCTTAAAGCAGCGAAGTACGATCTGATCATTTTAGAAACCTCGGGAATTGGCCAAAGTGATACAGAGATCTTGGATCACAGCGATGTTTCGCTCTACGTCATGACTCCTGAATACGGAGCCGCCACGCAGCTCGAAAAGATCGACATGCTCGATTTTGCCGATGTGATTGCATTGAATAAGTTCGATAAGCGAGGAGCATTGGATGCCTTGCGCGATGTTAAGAAACAATACCAGCGAAACCACAACTTGTGGGATCGCGACCCCGATTCGATGTCGGTTTACGGCACCATTGCGAGTCAGTTCAACGATCCCGGAATGAATGAGCTCTATCGTGTATTGATGGAGCAGGTGAACGAAAAGACCGAAGCGGATTTGGAGAGCAGCTACAGCTCCACCAAGGAGATGTCAGAAAAGATTTACATCATTCCACCCAAGCGCACGCGCTATCTAAGCGAGATCTCGGAAAACAACCGCGGATACGACGAATGGGTAGAGCAGCAGGCCAAAGTTGCCGAGGAGCTTTATGGAGTTCATACCGGGATTGAAAGCTTGAAGAATTCGAACCTCGATGATAAGGATTGCTTGATCAAAGGACTTCAAGAGCGCTTCGAACAGGTGAAGCTCGACCTCGATCCACACAACTGGAAACTCATTGAGGATTGGGAAGAGAAAAAGAAGAAATACAGCGAGCCCGAATACGTATTCAAGGTGCGCGATAAGGAGATTCGCATCAAGACGCATACGGAATCGTTATCCCACACGCAGGTTCCCAAGGTAGCTGTACCGAAGTACAAGGCTTGGGGTGATTTGCTCAAGTGGATGTTACAAGAGAATGTTCCCGGAGAGTTCCCTTATACGGCCGGTATTTATCCTTTCAAAAGAGAGGGAGAAGACCCGACGCGCATGTTTGCCGGAGAGGGTGGTCCGGAGCGTACGAATCGCCGTTTCCATTACGTTAGTCTCGACATGCCTGCAAAGCGATTGTCGACCGCTTTTGATTCGGTGACCTTGTACGGTCATGACCCGGATCGACGACCGGACATCTACGGTAAGATCGGGAATTCAGGGGTAAGTATTTGCTGTTTGGACGATGCGAAGAAACTGTACAGCGGCTTTGATTTGGCCGACCCGAAGACATCCGTTTCGATGACCATTAACGGTCCGGCCCCGATGCTTCTCGGTTTCTTCTTGAATGCGGCCATTGACCAGCAGTGCGAAAAGTACATTAAGGCCGAAGGGTTAGAAGCCGAAGTGCAAAAGAATATGGATGCCATCTTTGCGGAGCACGATGTTCAGCGGCCACAATACCAGGGTGAATTGCCGGAGGGAAATGACGGTCTGGGACTCATGTTGTTAGGAGTCACGGGGGACCAAATCCTGCCGCAGGCAGTATACCAAAAAATCAAGGCAGATACGCTCAAGCAAGTTCGCGGTACGGTACAGGCCGATATCCTCAAGGAGGATCAGGCGCAGAATACCTGCATTTTTTCGACCGAATTCGCATTGCGATTGATGGGCGATGTGCAGGAGTATTTCATTGAGCAGGAGGTACGCAACTTCTATTCGGTATCGATCAGTGGTTACCACATTGCAGAAGCTGGTGCGAATCCGATTACGCAGCTGGCCTTTACGTTGGCCAATGGCTTTACGTATGTGGAGTACTATTTGAGCCGGGAGATGGATATCGATGCTTTTGGTCCGAATTTATCGTTCTTCTTCAGCAATGGTATCGATCCGGAGTACGCCGTGATCGGACGTGTGGCTCGGCGCATTTGGGCGAAATCATTGAAGCAGAAGTACGGGGCGAATCCACGTGCGCAAATGTTGAAGTACCATATTCAGACATCGGGCCGTTCGCTGCATGCTCAAGAGATCGACTTCAACGATATTCGAACGACTCTGCAGGCATTGTATGCGATCTACGACAACTGTAATTCGCTGCACACGAACGCCTATGACGAGGCAATTACGACTCCAACCGAGGCCAGTGTGCGCCGCGCTATGGCGATTCAGTTGATCATCAATAAGGAATTGGGATTGGCCAAGAATGAGAATCCTCTTCAGGGAAGCTTTATCATTGAGGAATTGACTGACTTGGTGGAAGAGGCCGTGTTGATGGAATTCGACAGGATCACCGAACGCGGAGGCGTTTTGGGAGCTATGGAAACCATGTATCAGAGAAGCAAGATCCAGGAGGAGTCGCTGTACTACGAGACTTTGAAGCACAATGGGACGTATCCGATCGTTGGGGTAAACACCTTCTTGAATAAAGAGGGTTCGCCGACGGTTATTCCGGGCGAGGTCATTCGAGCTACTCCGGAAGAAAAGGAATACCAGATCGAAATGTTAGGGCGTTTGCATCAGCGTTATTCCGATGAAGCTGAGAAAGCCTTGAAGCAAATTCAAGAGGCGGCATTGGAGAACAAGAATATTTTCGAGGAACTCATGGAGGCGACCAAGGTTTGTTCATTAGGGCAAATCACTCAATCATTGTTTCAAGTCGGGGGTCAGTATCGTCGGAATATGTAAATTAACCCTATGTTGATCCGCCTATTCAATGCGCTAGCTGGAGGTGCCGAGCGATTTTCAATTCACGCTCGGATATTGAACACGTAATACTCCCCATCCTTTAGACCAAATGGTTTAGTTTCTTAATTCATTTTAGGCTGCATACGGATATCGATTTATTGGTTTAGTACGACCAATTCCCTGATTTCGGGTACGGTTATACTTTTCTACAAAGGTTTTTACACCGGCATATAG
This portion of the Flavobacteriales bacterium genome encodes:
- a CDS encoding cobalamin-dependent protein (Presence of a B(12) (cobalamin)-binding domain implies dependence on cobalamin itself, in one of its several forms, or in some unusual lineages, dependence on a cobalamin-like analog.) — its product is MQEATPYKPKNKVRIVTAASLFDGHDAAINIMRRIIQSTGCEVIHLGHDRSVDEVVNTAIQEDAQAIATTSYQGGHTEYFKYMYDLLKERGAGHIKIFGGGGGVILPEEVKELMDYGVTRIYSPDDGRELGLQGMINDLVRQSDYEVGASLNGEVSHLNEKDPKSIARLISAAENNPDGSKETLKEIDELAAESNTPVLGITGTGGAGKSSLVDELVRRFLLDFEDKTIGIVSVDPSKRKTGGALLGDRIRMNSINHPRVYMRSLATRQSNLALSKHVQEAVNILKAAKYDLIILETSGIGQSDTEILDHSDVSLYVMTPEYGAATQLEKIDMLDFADVIALNKFDKRGALDALRDVKKQYQRNHNLWDRDPDSMSVYGTIASQFNDPGMNELYRVLMEQVNEKTEADLESSYSSTKEMSEKIYIIPPKRTRYLSEISENNRGYDEWVEQQAKVAEELYGVHTGIESLKNSNLDDKDCLIKGLQERFEQVKLDLDPHNWKLIEDWEEKKKKYSEPEYVFKVRDKEIRIKTHTESLSHTQVPKVAVPKYKAWGDLLKWMLQENVPGEFPYTAGIYPFKREGEDPTRMFAGEGGPERTNRRFHYVSLDMPAKRLSTAFDSVTLYGHDPDRRPDIYGKIGNSGVSICCLDDAKKLYSGFDLADPKTSVSMTINGPAPMLLGFFLNAAIDQQCEKYIKAEGLEAEVQKNMDAIFAEHDVQRPQYQGELPEGNDGLGLMLLGVTGDQILPQAVYQKIKADTLKQVRGTVQADILKEDQAQNTCIFSTEFALRLMGDVQEYFIEQEVRNFYSVSISGYHIAEAGANPITQLAFTLANGFTYVEYYLSREMDIDAFGPNLSFFFSNGIDPEYAVIGRVARRIWAKSLKQKYGANPRAQMLKYHIQTSGRSLHAQEIDFNDIRTTLQALYAIYDNCNSLHTNAYDEAITTPTEASVRRAMAIQLIINKELGLAKNENPLQGSFIIEELTDLVEEAVLMEFDRITERGGVLGAMETMYQRSKIQEESLYYETLKHNGTYPIVGVNTFLNKEGSPTVIPGEVIRATPEEKEYQIEMLGRLHQRYSDEAEKALKQIQEAALENKNIFEELMEATKVCSLGQITQSLFQVGGQYRRNM